Proteins encoded by one window of Erwinia pyrifoliae DSM 12163:
- the xerC gene encoding site-specific tyrosine recombinase XerC, translating into MANRKPAANRLLSVDDIYRQPVGPAHDPKSLYALLLRFVKWRRERNWSETTLKVQTHHGYRFICWAQERGIHHAADVTRPVLERWQRHLYRYRKGNGEPLSPRTQRTALQPLQVWFRWLAKQNLILANPAADLELPRLEKHLPRTILSVEQVEDIVNLCDLNTLQGMRDRALLELLWSTGIRRGEVARLETWSADFSRKILTIVQGKGKQDRVIPVGERALWWLRHYLHEVRPEIVAVAGCKALFVAMDGVAGLTANGITHAVVPYLRAAGIEKGSCXLFRHAMATQMLENGADLRWIQAMLGHRSVESTQXYTQVSIRALQAVHASTHPAEQTEDESLKVMEKR; encoded by the coding sequence ATGGCCAACCGCAAACCCGCCGCAAACCGCCTGCTCAGCGTCGATGATATCTACCGCCAGCCGGTCGGCCCGGCGCATGACCCGAAAAGCCTGTACGCGCTGCTGCTGCGCTTCGTGAAGTGGCGACGGGAACGCAACTGGTCGGAAACCACCCTGAAAGTACAGACGCACCACGGCTACCGCTTTATCTGCTGGGCGCAGGAGCGCGGCATCCATCATGCCGCAGACGTCACCCGCCCGGTGCTGGAGCGCTGGCAGCGCCACCTGTACCGGTACCGCAAGGGCAACGGCGAGCCGTTAAGCCCCCGCACCCAGCGTACCGCCTTACAGCCGCTGCAGGTGTGGTTCCGCTGGCTGGCGAAGCAGAATCTTATCCTGGCCAATCCCGCCGCCGACCTTGAGCTGCCCCGGCTGGAAAAGCACCTGCCGCGCACCATCCTGAGCGTGGAGCAGGTGGAGGACATCGTAAACCTGTGCGACCTGAACACGTTGCAGGGCATGCGTGACCGGGCGCTGCTGGAACTGCTGTGGTCAACGGGCATCCGGCGCGGCGAGGTGGCGCGGCTGGAAACCTGGAGCGCGGACTTCAGCCGGAAGATACTGACCATCGTGCAGGGTAAGGGAAAGCAGGACAGGGTTATCCCGGTGGGTGAACGGGCGCTGTGGTGGCTGCGGCACTACCTGCATGAGGTCAGGCCGGAGATAGTGGCGGTGGCCGGGTGTAAGGCGCTGTTCGTGGCGATGGACGGCGTGGCCGGACTGACGGCGAACGGCATCACGCACGCGGTGGTGCCGTATCTGCGGGCGGCTGGGATAGAAAAAGGCAGCTGCCANCTGTTTCGGCACGCGATGGCGACGCAGATGCTGGAGAACGGCGCGGACCTCAGATGGATACAGGCGATGCTGGGCCACCGCAGCGTGGAGAGCACGCAGATNTATACGCAGGTGAGCATCCGGGCGTTGCAGGCGGTGCATGCGAGTACACATCCGGCAGAGCAGACGGAGGATGAATCTCTGAAGGTTATGGAGAAAAGGTAA
- a CDS encoding CopG family ribbon-helix-helix protein, producing the protein MPKEAVFTMKLENSLREGFIAAAKASHRPASQVMRELMRDYIQRQNDSRAYDDWVAQKVEKGRESIRSGEGTSNEDVEALFAERRAKLAGKM; encoded by the coding sequence ATGCCGAAAGAAGCGGTGTTCACCATGAAACTGGAAAACTCCCTGCGGGAAGGTTTTATCGCAGCGGCAAAAGCCAGCCACAGACCGGCCTCTCAGGTCATGCGCGAACTGATGCGGGATTATATCCAGCGCCAGAACGACAGCCGGGCTTACGATGACTGGGTGGCGCAAAAAGTCGAGAAAGGACGAGAATCCATCCGTTCCGGTGAAGGAACAAGTAACGAAGACGTTGAAGCGTTGTTCGCGGAACGTCGGGCAAAGCTGGCAGGTAAAATGTGA
- a CDS encoding type II toxin-antitoxin system RelE/ParE family toxin, with translation MKVRWTDEALQDRIAIWDYLAERNPVAAVELDERFSEAAERLAEHPLMGVSGQLAGTRELVPHEHYRLIYELDDERGLVWVVTLIHTARCWPPVSPDNQ, from the coding sequence GTGAAGGTACGCTGGACCGACGAGGCATTACAGGACCGTATCGCAATCTGGGATTACCTCGCAGAAAGAAACCCTGTAGCAGCAGTGGAGCTCGATGAGAGGTTCAGCGAGGCGGCAGAGCGCCTTGCTGAACATCCGTTGATGGGCGTGAGCGGGCAGCTGGCCGGTACACGGGAACTGGTTCCGCATGAACATTACCGGCTTATCTACGAACTGGATGATGAAAGGGGCCTGGTGTGGGTAGTGACGCTGATCCACACTGCACGTTGCTGGCCTCCTGTATCGCCGGACAATCAGTAA
- the symE gene encoding endoribonuclease SymE, with protein MAETHHKPETRTPTTSRSYTVGXVRDSGTFEPFPAVTLKGGWLREAGFDTGTAVNVRVLPDCLILTVKPPSAEPEIMQALRQVCGKLSARKQRQIEEFIQVIAGPQKRQG; from the coding sequence ATGGCTGAAACACATCATAAGCCAGAGACACGCACACCCACAACATCAAGGAGTTATACCGTGGGCTANGTCCGGGATTCGGGCACCTTTGAGCCGTTCCCCGCCGTGACCCTGAAGGGCGGCTGGCTGAGGGAAGCGGGGTTTGATACCGGCACGGCGGTGAACGTGCGGGTGCTGCCGGACTGTCTGATACTGACGGTTAAACCGCCATCAGCGGAGCCGGAGATAATGCAGGCGCTGCGCCAGGTGTGCGGCAAGCTGTCCGCCCGCAAGCAGCGGCAGATAGAGGAGTTTATTCAGGTGATTGCGGGACCGCAGAAGCGACAGGGGTAA
- a CDS encoding helix-turn-helix domain-containing protein, whose amino-acid sequence MADMTDELMQTEEQRRAFGKRLKELRNQQRRTQKEVAALIGLQLSQYNKYESGMHIPPAEKLIQLAELFTTTIDYXLLGSHHEQLPISNTRLMERFRALAQCQPEEQETVIKLIDAVIVXHRVESAIRPVDQERSR is encoded by the coding sequence ATGGCGGATATGACAGATGAGCTTATGCAGACTGAAGAACAACGGCGGGCTTTTGGTAAACGGCTGAAGGAACTACGTAACCAGCAGCGGCGTACGCAGAAGGAAGTGGCCGCCCTGATTGGGTTGCAGCTTTCGCAGTACAACAAGTATGAGTCCGGGATGCACATTCCCCCGGCTGAGAAGCTGATACAGCTGGCGGAGTTGTTTACCACGACCATTGATTATNTGTTGCTCGGCTCGCATCACGAGCAGTTGCCGATTAGCAACACGCGGCTGATGGAGCGGTTCAGGGCGCTGGCACAGTGCCAGCCGGAAGAGCAGGAGACGGTCATTAAGCTGATTGATGCGGTGATTGTAAANCACCGGGTGGAGTCTGCGATACGACCCGTCGACCAGGAGAGAAGCCGCTAA
- a CDS encoding CHC2 zinc finger domain-containing protein, with product MPRIPQKELDELKRSVSLAALAESQGHRLRQQGRDRVLLCPFHQEKTPXLVISPEKNLYHCFGCGAAGSVVDWMMKTENFSLPRAVLRLREFAGHNPSSSAAAVPASPPRQTLTDLDDDGQALLGQVVNGYHRNLLNSPEALAWLEKRGLNHPELVSHFKLGFAGAHGVAGLLPSVSSKEGKRLRDRLTLLGVLRXTTRQDHFRGCLVVPVVGWSESGNAAQRGRVLQLYGRRTLTDSQIKKGSARHLYLPAPLVGVWNEQALKASSEVILCEALIDAMTFWCAGYRNVIAAFGANSFTADHLAALRWHGVKRVLIAFDRDEAGDRGAEAVAGELQQAGIDAWRVRFPLGLDANAYALKSGNPESAFALALESASRMHSGTVAASETVTASGDNPSSLTALPSSQPAAIPLIACETTPSGELLLRSGPRVWRARGWQKNTLSAAPAHPCARGTKASCLSEVMKVNVRVLDGSSGAFHVDQLDMYHAKQRQAYISAAANELGCELSVIKREAGQVLLALEQQQDERLKAAEAEQASGAVTVTAEDETAALGLLKDPQLAERIVNDLAACGVVGEAANLLTGYLAATSRKLDKPLAVLIQSSSAAGKSSLMDAVLGLMPEEERIQYSAMTGQSLYYLGETSLQHKILAIAEEEGVRQAAYALKLLQSDGELKIASTGKDEASGELVTREYRVKGPVMLMLTTTAIDVDEELLNRCLVLTVNESREQTRAIHAMQRHGQTLEGLLATSEKSYLTGLHQNAQRLLRPLKVVNPYAERLTFLSDKTRTRRDHMKYLTLIQAVALLHQYQRTVKRTAHRGEVIEYIEVQPSDIALANKLAHEVLGRTLDEMPPQTRKLLVLLKAWVGETAQKQAVKPGELHFTRRDVRERLHWGDTQLKVHLARLLEMEYLLLYRRGLSHEYALLWDGEEGDRAHLCGLLEVAESGTTDEGGADRSGCQAVRSDISGHRSASGRDAVGGRPDRTKPASGQAARGVESKPVGINGNAVIREKKKAPLPPPPPLSAPSS from the coding sequence ATGCCCCGCATCCCACAGAAGGAACTGGACGAGTTAAAGCGCAGCGTGTCGTTAGCCGCGCTGGCCGAATCGCAGGGGCACAGGCTGCGCCAGCAGGGGCGTGACCGGGTGCTGCTGTGTCCCTTCCATCAGGAGAAAACCCCCTNGCTGGTTATCAGCCCGGAGAAAAACCTGTATCACTGCTTCGGCTGCGGTGCGGCCGGGTCGGTGGTGGACTGGATGATGAAAACCGAAAACTTCTCCCTGCCCAGGGCGGTGCTGCGGCTGCGTGAGTTCGCCGGTCATAACCCTTCTTCTTCAGCCGCTGCCGTTCCTGCTTCGCCACCACGTCAGACCCTCACCGACCTCGACGACGACGGCCAGGCGCTGCTGGGCCAGGTGGTAAACGGGTATCACCGCAATCTGCTGAACAGCCCGGAGGCACTCGCCTGGCTGGAGAAGCGCGGCCTGAATCATCCTGAACTGGTCAGCCACTTTAAGCTGGGGTTCGCCGGGGCGCACGGCGTGGCGGGTCTGCTGCCGTCAGTGAGCAGCAAAGAGGGTAAACGGCTGCGTGACCGCTTAACACTGCTGGGCGTGCTGCGCGNAACCACCCGCCAGGATCACTTCCGCGGCTGCCTGGTGGTGCCGGTGGTCGGCTGGTCGGAAAGCGGTAATGCGGCGCAGCGCGGGCGGGTGCTCCAGCTGTACGGGCGCAGAACTCTGACCGACAGTCAGATCAAAAAGGGNTCGGCCCGGCATCTCTATCTGCCCGCGCCGCTGGTTGGGGTATGGAACGAGCAGGCGCTGAAAGCCTCGTCAGAGGTGATCCTGTGCGAAGCGCTGATCGACGCCATGACCTTCTGGTGTGCCGGTTACCGTAATGTGATCGCCGCGTTCGGGGCCAACAGCTTTACCGCCGATCATCTGGCGGCGCTGCGCTGGCACGGGGTAAAGCGGGTGCTGATCGCCTTCGACAGGGACGAAGCCGGGGATCGGGGGGCTGAAGCGGTGGCCGGGGAGTTGCAGCAGGCCGGGATCGACGCCTGGCGGGTGCGCTTCCCGCTGGGGCTGGATGCCAACGCCTACGCGCTGAAAAGCGGTAATCCNGAATCCGCCTTCGCGCTGGCGCTGGAGTCGGCTTCCCGGATGCACAGCGGCACGGTGGCCGCATCTGAAACCGTGACGGCCAGCGGNGATAACCCTTCTTCCTTAACCGCCCTCCCTTCCTCACAACCTGCTGCAATCCCGCTTATCGCCTGTGAAACCACGCCATCCGGCGAGCTGCTGTTACGCTCGGGTCCGCGCGTGTGGCGGGCGCGCGGCTGGCAGAAAAATACCCTGTCTGCCGCTCCTGCGCATCCCTGCGCCCGCGGCACTAAGGCTTCCTGCCTGTCGGAAGTGATGAAGGTCAATGTGCGGGTGCTGGACGGATCATCCGGTGCGTTCCACGTTGACCAGCTGGATATGTACCACGCGAAGCAGCGCCAGGCGTATATCAGCGCGGCGGCAAACGAGCTGGGCTGTGAACTGTCGGTTATCAAACGTGAGGCCGGGCAGGTGCTGCTGGCGCTGGAGCAGCAGCAGGACGAACGGCTGAAAGCGGCGGAGGCGGAGCAGGCCTCCGGGGCCGTCACGGTAACCGCTGAAGACGAAACGGCGGCGCTCGGGTTACTGAAAGACCCGCAGCTGGCGGAGCGTATCGTGAATGACCTGGCGGCCTGTGGCGTGGTCGGCGAAGCCGCCAACCTGTTAACCGGCTACCTGGCGGCCACCAGTCGCAAACTCGATAAACCGTTAGCCGTGCTGATACAGAGCAGCTCGGCGGCGGGTAAATCGTCGCTGATGGACGCNGTTCTCGGCCTGATGCCGGAAGAAGAGCGCATCCAGTACAGCGCCATGACCGGGCAGAGCCTGTATTACCTCGGNGAAACCAGCCTGCAACACAAGATACTGGCAATCGCCGAAGAAGAAGGGGTACGCCAGGCGGCNTACGCGCTGAAGCTGTTGCAGAGTGACGGCGAGCTGAAAATAGCCAGCACCGGCAAGGACGAGGCAAGCGGCGAACTGGTCACCCGCGAGTACCGCGTCAAAGGCCCGGTGATGCTGATGCTCACCACCACCGCNATCGACGTGGACGAGGAGCTGCTGAACCGCTGCCTGGTGCTGACGGTCAACGAGTCGCGGGAGCAGACGCGGGCAATACACGCCATGCAGCGCCACGGCCAGACGCTGGAAGGGCTGCTGGCCACCTCGGAAAAAAGTTACTTAACCGGGCTGCACCAGAACGCCCAGCGGCTGTTACGTCCGCTGAAGGTGGTTAATCCTTACGCGGAACGGCTCACCTTCCTGTCAGACAAAACCCGCACCCGGCGCGACCATATGAAGTACCTCACCTTAATCCAGGCGGTGGCGCTGCTGCACCAGTACCAGCGGACGGTGAAGCGCACGGCGCATCGCGGCGAGGTTATCGAGTATATCGAGGTGCAGCCGTCGGATATCGCGTTAGCCAATAAGCTGGCGCACGAAGTGCTGGGCCGCACGCTGGACGAAATGCCGCCGCAGACGCGGAAACTGCTGGTACTGCTGAAAGCCTGGGTCGGTGAAACCGCACAGAAACAGGCGGTGAAACCGGGCGAGCTGCACTTCACGCGGCGGGACGTGCGGGAGCGGCTTCACTGGGGCGACACGCAGTTAAAGGTTCACCTTGCCCGGCTGCTGGAAATGGAATACCTGCTGCTGTACCGGCGCGGCCTGAGCCATGAATACGCGCTGCTGTGGGACGGTGAGGAGGGCGACCGGGCGCACCTGTGCGGGCTGCTGGAGGTGGCAGAAAGCGGAACCACTGACGAGGGCGGCGCGGACCGGTCGGGGTGTCAGGCCGTCCGGTCGGATATCAGCGGTCACCGGTCGGCCTCTGGTCGGGATGCGGTCGGTGGCCGGCCGGACAGGACAAAACCGGCTTCAGGTCAGGCAGCACGGGGCGTGGAGAGCAAACCGGTCGGGATAAACGGAAACGCAGTAATAAGAGAAAAAAAGAAAGCGCCGCTGCCGCCTCCGCCCCCGTTATCCGCACCCTCTTCTTAA
- the xerC gene encoding site-specific tyrosine recombinase XerC, producing MANRKPAANRLLSVDDIYRQPVGPAHDPKSLYALLLRFVKWRRERNWSETTLKVQTHHGYRFICWAQERGIHHAADVTRPVLERWQRHLYRYRKGNGEPLSPRTQRTALQPLQVWFRWLAKQNLILANPAADLELPRLEKHLPRTILSVEQVEDIVNLCDLNTLQGMRDRALLELLWSTGIRRGEVARLETWSADFSRKILTIVQGKGKQDRVIPVGERALWWLRHYLHEVRPEIVAVAGCKALFVAMDGVAGLTANGITHAVVPYLRAAGIEKGSCXLFRHAMATQMLENGADLRWIQAMLGHRSVESTQIYTQVSIKALQAVHASTHPAEREADSEHKGEYD from the coding sequence ATGGCCAACCGCAAACCCGCCGCAAACCGCCTGCTCAGCGTCGATGATATCTACCGCCAGCCGGTCGGCCCGGCGCATGACCCGAAAAGCCTGTACGCGCTGCTGCTGCGCTTCGTGAAGTGGCGACGGGAACGCAACTGGTCGGAAACCACCCTGAAAGTACAGACGCACCACGGCTACCGCTTTATCTGCTGGGCGCAGGAGCGCGGCATCCATCATGCCGCAGACGTCACCCGCCCGGTGCTGGAGCGCTGGCAGCGCCACCTGTACCGGTACCGCAAGGGCAACGGCGAGCCGTTAAGCCCCCGCACCCAGCGTACCGCCTTACAGCCGCTGCAGGTGTGGTTCCGCTGGCTGGCGAAGCAGAATCTTATCCTGGCCAATCCCGCCGCCGACCTTGAGCTGCCCCGGCTGGAAAAGCACCTGCCGCGCACCATCCTGAGCGTGGAGCAGGTGGAGGACATCGTAAACCTGTGCGACCTGAACACGTTGCAGGGCATGCGTGACCGGGCGCTGCTGGAACTGCTGTGGTCAACGGGCATCCGGCGCGGCGAGGTGGCGCGGCTGGAAACCTGGAGCGCGGACTTCAGCCGGAAGATACTGACCATCGTGCAGGGTAAGGGAAAGCAGGACAGGGTTATCCCGGTGGGTGAACGGGCGCTGTGGTGGCTGCGGCACTACCTGCATGAGGTCAGGCCGGAGATAGTGGCGGTGGCCGGGTGTAAGGCGCTGTTCGTGGCGATGGACGGCGTGGCCGGACTGACGGCGAACGGCATCACGCACGCGGTGGTGCCGTATCTGCGGGCGGCTGGGATAGAAAAAGGCAGCTGCCANCTGTTTCGGCACGCGATGGCGACGCAGATGCTGGAGAACGGCGCGGACCTCAGATGGATACAGGCGATGCTGGGCCACCGCAGCGTGGAATCCACACAGATATATACGCAGGTGAGCATAAAAGCGCTTCAGGCGGTGCATGCTTCAACCCATCCGGCAGAGCGTGAAGCTGACAGCGAGCATAAAGGTGAGTATGATTAA